In Leptospira ellinghausenii, the following proteins share a genomic window:
- a CDS encoding TIGR04388 family protein has protein sequence MLSYQYWFRAISFVFIGYYIINSTVVFSQSLQDTWEVPSYQTNEYADLYGRLYFSTSLQDWEEAVETVLTNAIVSWQTEANRQIEEILQKETGEDEFISNEGYVDERRRSLLSEASVFYAEWERNLVNDYFFNRTSFLEKLETGKVDALYFQRIGKETIYESYTQEEKLLLENRENILRAAEEWEYQWEKSKQEGLDSFASSLASLDEDYLKYLSTLQETENQFISNLNVIDEYRQTVYTALASMIQQMKDGIEGTCEITTGCLYRNYDGSYNEAGKIFSKLITEISDVLSSNEKDPELLFTNVATKMRDFLADESNKAFVEQTYYKDRIYTYQTGLQINLNNSKTSFNIGEAEWILRNQNYNQLSSDVKYENWGNIPGDVGVFAGIQDSELQSFFRSIHNADYHQLTDIINAKLGDGRRVQNLINANLYTDAYHFLNNFTIMGLGVPFENAHHTQGNLILDGKSKYGFWQAERNLTIFTPGTYSYQMGAIGYSVLYEMYDDNSYTTSLYWDSNFSQLNQQNKSFTDKLLPAITHWESRVKEYSDSFKKWAGVREGLIEEAKLEYQKNRMNLESSKENWLQKLEEENEKGWKSWSELYERGDVTTKVSNGEPIQFESNFKTIQDQGKLFSFRNESLLGNDLNEIQFGQSSLVETFQRTVLGVSQYASVVQMNHELEEFQKKEQNKLINQYVYGLNTDVIGDRKLSKEEMILVGSADYKSLTDEEKTKFGKCYEDPSGTKCNGLLKKEYVVSDPGKNGIINISKEIYNGMLGSRNNEGEYDASMSVISKQISLSSIGKIQSIDRKDFFTEWTEEDWEALQNRKNQIADKFATQSLKKDQNQLITNLNAIESLNANNYKKYVTKKESQENIDSFVQEMALAYLSGGVAGVKASLNGKLESSINTEIAKVWIKAAGGNDKQIQMASMAIDFMRGRLNAKKINARDQFVSIKNPIQSLETIMGKTLSHTIQAIDTVTNGLATVPINLALSGVMAVTKQFIGDKNYQKLNQQISGSKTRLEEIKKNEEQIIESSVSLSLARATGLPTDTIAKLIGDIRGQQKAKKADKAMSNDIISDIGSQITGAIGGILKTAVVAIGLPDEEIYSIMTDAHTFANARNLDQISDSKANYGYTLQTFGLQANWTKHQSSNLNLNDKNAVMVEFGKTLLAKELAKEYGIDESFVRQSLDGVYGKYQKKKSEDKAQNTAIRQTIVNSASLAITLGASGVWSSANSALTKVGKFANVLTKGAIPATARAGQVVASTVLQTAAGSHEGTKGAVAGFANGSLLGLTDMFGKFQSGMFKGMMPGIGITYSEQNGWGGTVGVGNSINNVSYSLSEKGNSSLQFSQAIAKGLQFATDFTSNQNYNFGLNYNPSGEGPRKNWNFSLMYDLKGSGLSGSVGYTEPNSKLGVTSNIDPSGIAYTSTLQGVNIGTNSKDGFQLEEFNFANQNINMAQDASDVTDQNGNVIENEGDSPLSDTVAQIGLFGSLLLGGFGALNLLRNRMSGGSSFLQVGSDMGKMKFESNSDRSILSRFTDPIQKGLFWFGESVSRYADTFTPEQSNQQVGNTKLPLSAKETDRISKLKTSIIDDYKKDSRLDTEKKLYELKQAGVDTTDIEAKIKVKRGGKDVTMSKAVEKSLNEYKRLRESRSVRPIGSELVEYVSSSDALSKVNATFDPKKETIDAYVKRLGDEICKYSQDVDLSTNELVSQHCANVAKLLGDNLMNKIKYKQSQIIDGKEVVSAVNTVDENGFRKISETDCIRYIGAVLFGAGLTEKGNFANLNSDVYLTPEEMERMATEFNSGYVHKNGVEYFRQAGSFTKLVSERLTTETELKAHKAKGIIPDLKVGTIGITRKMETIEGTKRDAMKSDHIYIVIGKQFNPTLGVMEYLISESAGGKGVQNRWIRAETNKQIITNLTSKYKSQKMSDTQISEKISKLKIPDIHSDYLIRSEFYNLKPQGTVKNENV, from the coding sequence ATGTTATCATATCAATATTGGTTTAGAGCCATTTCGTTTGTTTTCATTGGTTATTATATAATAAACTCTACTGTTGTATTTTCCCAATCATTGCAAGATACCTGGGAAGTCCCAAGTTATCAGACAAATGAATATGCAGACTTATATGGTAGACTGTATTTTTCAACTTCTTTGCAAGATTGGGAAGAGGCTGTCGAGACAGTATTGACAAATGCGATTGTTTCTTGGCAAACAGAGGCAAATCGTCAGATTGAAGAAATTTTACAAAAAGAAACAGGAGAGGATGAATTTATCTCAAATGAAGGTTATGTGGATGAGAGAAGACGCTCTTTGCTTTCAGAAGCATCGGTCTTTTATGCAGAATGGGAACGTAATTTAGTAAATGATTATTTTTTTAACAGAACCAGTTTTTTAGAAAAATTAGAAACAGGGAAAGTAGATGCCCTTTATTTCCAAAGGATTGGAAAAGAAACCATTTATGAATCATATACCCAGGAAGAAAAGTTGTTACTTGAGAATCGAGAAAATATCCTGCGGGCAGCTGAGGAATGGGAATACCAATGGGAAAAATCAAAACAAGAGGGGTTAGACTCTTTTGCGTCTTCATTAGCATCACTTGATGAGGATTATCTCAAATACTTATCAACTCTCCAGGAAACAGAAAATCAATTCATTAGCAATTTGAATGTTATCGACGAATACAGACAAACGGTCTATACGGCTTTGGCTTCCATGATCCAACAAATGAAAGATGGAATCGAAGGTACTTGTGAAATTACAACTGGATGTTTGTATCGAAACTATGATGGAAGTTATAACGAAGCAGGTAAGATATTCTCAAAATTGATTACAGAAATTTCCGATGTCCTTTCCTCAAATGAAAAAGATCCTGAATTATTGTTTACAAATGTTGCAACGAAGATGCGGGATTTTTTGGCAGACGAATCAAATAAAGCATTCGTTGAACAAACCTATTATAAAGATCGGATTTATACATACCAAACTGGCTTACAAATCAATTTAAATAATTCAAAAACAAGTTTTAATATTGGAGAAGCAGAATGGATTTTGAGAAATCAAAATTACAATCAATTGTCAAGTGATGTTAAGTATGAAAATTGGGGTAACATTCCCGGAGATGTTGGAGTATTTGCAGGGATTCAAGATTCTGAATTACAATCATTTTTTCGTTCCATCCATAATGCTGATTATCATCAATTAACAGATATTATTAATGCAAAGTTGGGAGACGGTCGAAGGGTTCAGAATCTGATCAATGCCAATTTGTATACCGATGCTTACCATTTTCTTAACAATTTCACGATCATGGGACTAGGAGTTCCATTCGAGAATGCACATCATACACAAGGGAATTTGATCTTAGATGGGAAGAGTAAGTATGGTTTTTGGCAAGCAGAACGTAATTTAACAATTTTCACTCCTGGAACTTATTCATACCAAATGGGTGCTATCGGTTATTCTGTTTTGTATGAAATGTATGATGATAATTCCTATACTACGTCTTTATATTGGGATTCTAATTTTTCACAATTAAACCAACAAAACAAAAGTTTTACGGACAAATTGTTACCAGCAATCACTCATTGGGAATCACGAGTGAAAGAATATTCTGACAGTTTTAAAAAATGGGCTGGAGTTCGAGAAGGACTCATTGAAGAAGCAAAACTCGAATACCAGAAAAATCGAATGAACTTAGAATCGTCGAAAGAAAATTGGTTACAAAAGTTAGAAGAAGAAAATGAGAAAGGATGGAAATCCTGGAGTGAGTTGTATGAAAGAGGGGATGTAACAACAAAAGTTTCTAATGGAGAACCTATACAATTTGAATCTAATTTTAAAACAATCCAAGACCAAGGGAAACTATTCAGTTTTCGAAATGAATCTCTATTAGGGAATGATTTAAATGAAATTCAGTTTGGACAAAGTTCTTTGGTTGAAACATTTCAAAGAACAGTGCTTGGGGTCAGTCAATACGCTAGTGTTGTCCAAATGAATCATGAACTTGAGGAATTCCAAAAGAAGGAACAAAACAAACTCATTAACCAATATGTGTATGGTTTAAACACAGATGTGATCGGTGATCGAAAATTGTCAAAAGAAGAAATGATCTTAGTCGGAAGTGCAGACTATAAAAGCTTAACTGATGAAGAAAAAACTAAATTTGGAAAATGTTATGAAGATCCAAGCGGAACAAAATGTAATGGATTGTTAAAAAAAGAGTATGTAGTCTCTGATCCAGGGAAAAATGGAATTATCAATATTAGTAAAGAAATCTACAATGGGATGTTAGGTTCTAGAAATAACGAAGGCGAATATGATGCCTCAATGTCTGTGATAAGTAAACAAATTTCATTAAGTTCTATCGGAAAAATCCAAAGTATCGATCGAAAAGATTTTTTTACTGAATGGACAGAAGAAGATTGGGAAGCCCTGCAAAATAGAAAAAATCAGATCGCTGATAAATTTGCGACTCAGTCATTAAAAAAAGACCAAAATCAGCTAATTACAAATTTGAATGCAATTGAATCATTAAATGCAAATAATTATAAAAAATACGTAACAAAAAAAGAATCACAAGAGAATATAGATTCTTTTGTACAAGAAATGGCACTCGCTTATCTATCAGGTGGTGTTGCGGGAGTGAAAGCTTCGTTAAATGGAAAGTTAGAATCATCGATAAATACTGAAATCGCTAAAGTTTGGATCAAAGCAGCAGGAGGGAATGATAAACAAATCCAAATGGCATCAATGGCAATCGACTTTATGCGAGGACGCTTGAACGCAAAAAAAATCAATGCGCGTGATCAATTCGTGTCCATCAAAAATCCAATACAATCATTGGAAACGATCATGGGAAAAACTCTTTCTCATACAATACAAGCGATTGATACAGTGACAAATGGTTTGGCGACTGTGCCAATCAATTTAGCCTTATCTGGTGTTATGGCTGTAACAAAACAATTCATAGGAGATAAAAATTACCAAAAATTAAACCAACAAATTTCTGGATCGAAAACACGGCTGGAAGAAATCAAAAAGAACGAAGAACAAATTATAGAATCAAGTGTTTCGCTATCTCTTGCACGTGCAACTGGTTTACCAACCGACACTATTGCTAAACTCATTGGTGACATCCGTGGGCAACAGAAAGCAAAAAAAGCAGATAAAGCGATGTCAAACGATATCATTTCAGACATAGGTTCACAAATCACGGGCGCAATAGGAGGGATTCTGAAAACAGCAGTTGTTGCCATTGGTTTACCAGATGAAGAAATTTACAGTATCATGACAGATGCTCATACATTTGCCAATGCAAGAAATTTAGACCAAATCTCTGATTCTAAAGCTAATTACGGATATACCTTGCAGACATTCGGTTTACAAGCTAATTGGACAAAACACCAAAGTTCAAATCTCAACCTAAATGATAAAAATGCTGTGATGGTAGAATTTGGAAAAACATTACTAGCGAAAGAATTAGCAAAGGAATATGGGATTGATGAATCATTTGTGAGACAATCTTTGGATGGTGTTTATGGAAAATACCAGAAGAAAAAATCAGAAGATAAAGCACAAAATACTGCTATTCGGCAAACGATTGTTAATTCTGCTTCTTTAGCTATCACTTTGGGTGCAAGTGGAGTTTGGAGTAGTGCCAATTCAGCTTTGACTAAAGTTGGAAAATTTGCGAATGTTTTGACAAAAGGGGCAATCCCCGCAACGGCAAGAGCGGGGCAAGTGGTCGCATCGACAGTCTTACAAACAGCAGCAGGTAGTCATGAGGGAACAAAGGGTGCAGTTGCAGGATTTGCCAATGGTTCCTTGTTAGGTCTGACAGATATGTTTGGGAAGTTCCAATCCGGTATGTTCAAAGGTATGATGCCAGGAATTGGTATCACTTATTCAGAACAAAATGGATGGGGTGGTACTGTTGGTGTAGGAAATTCAATTAATAATGTGAGTTATTCTTTATCTGAAAAAGGAAACTCCTCCTTACAATTTTCACAGGCCATCGCAAAGGGTCTACAATTTGCAACAGACTTTACTTCAAATCAAAATTATAATTTTGGTCTCAATTATAATCCATCAGGCGAAGGTCCAAGGAAAAATTGGAATTTCTCTTTGATGTATGATCTAAAAGGATCGGGACTCAGTGGTAGTGTTGGATATACAGAACCAAACTCAAAACTCGGAGTCACATCCAATATAGACCCAAGTGGTATTGCATATACTTCAACTTTACAGGGAGTCAATATAGGAACCAATTCAAAAGACGGATTCCAACTTGAGGAATTCAATTTTGCCAATCAGAACATCAATATGGCGCAAGACGCAAGCGATGTTACTGATCAAAATGGGAATGTGATTGAAAATGAAGGTGATAGTCCGCTTTCCGACACAGTTGCTCAGATTGGGTTGTTCGGTAGTTTATTGTTAGGTGGATTTGGCGCTCTCAATTTACTGCGAAATAGAATGAGTGGAGGTAGTAGTTTCCTACAAGTTGGATCGGATATGGGTAAAATGAAATTTGAATCCAATTCAGATCGGTCTATCCTTAGCCGTTTTACCGACCCGATTCAAAAAGGATTGTTTTGGTTTGGTGAATCTGTTAGCAGGTATGCTGATACGTTTACCCCAGAGCAGTCCAACCAGCAAGTTGGAAATACAAAATTGCCATTATCGGCAAAAGAAACTGATCGAATTTCCAAATTAAAAACAAGTATCATCGATGATTATAAGAAAGACTCGAGGTTAGATACCGAAAAAAAACTCTACGAATTGAAACAAGCAGGAGTGGATACCACTGATATTGAAGCGAAAATCAAAGTAAAACGTGGTGGAAAAGATGTTACCATGTCTAAGGCAGTGGAAAAGTCCCTTAATGAATACAAACGATTACGCGAATCTCGTTCAGTTCGTCCAATAGGCTCCGAGCTCGTGGAATATGTGAGTTCCAGTGATGCTCTTTCCAAGGTAAACGCCACATTTGATCCAAAGAAGGAAACAATAGATGCGTATGTAAAACGATTGGGAGATGAAATCTGTAAATATTCACAAGATGTTGACCTCTCTACAAATGAACTCGTATCCCAACATTGCGCCAATGTAGCCAAACTACTTGGTGATAACCTGATGAACAAAATAAAATACAAACAATCCCAAATAATTGATGGAAAAGAAGTTGTATCTGCTGTAAACACGGTAGATGAAAATGGTTTTCGCAAAATTTCGGAGACAGATTGTATCCGATACATAGGTGCTGTGTTATTTGGTGCGGGATTAACGGAGAAAGGAAATTTTGCCAATTTAAATTCAGATGTATACTTAACTCCTGAAGAAATGGAACGGATGGCTACTGAATTTAATTCTGGTTATGTTCACAAAAATGGAGTGGAATACTTCCGACAAGCTGGTAGTTTTACGAAATTAGTTTCAGAAAGACTCACAACGGAAACTGAATTGAAAGCTCATAAGGCAAAAGGTATCATCCCTGATCTAAAAGTTGGTACCATTGGAATCACAAGGAAAATGGAAACGATTGAGGGAACAAAACGAGATGCTATGAAATCAGATCATATTTATATTGTCATCGGAAAACAATTCAATCCAACATTAGGAGTGATGGAATACCTGATCTCGGAATCAGCTGGAGGAAAGGGAGTTCAAAATCGATGGATCAGAGCAGAGACGAATAAGCAAATAATAACAAATTTAACATCAAAATATAAATCTCAAAAAATGTCTGATACCCAAATTAGTGAGAAAATTTCAAAATTGAAAATTCCAGACATTCATTCTGATTATTTAATCCGTTCTGAATTTTATAATTTAAAACCGCAAGGAACTGTCAAAAATGAAAATGTATAA